One Cystobacter ferrugineus genomic window, TGCCGATGGGGATGTCCACGCCCGCGCCCAGACGGTGCAGCAGGCTGGCGATCGCGGCGTGCAGCACCATGAACACGCTCGCCCGGTGCGCGCGGGCCAGCTCGGTGATCCGGCCGTGCAGGGCGGCGTCCAGCCGGAAGCCGACGGTCTCACCGCGGTGCGCGGACACCGCCGGCCGGGGGTGGTCGGTGGGCAGCGGCAGCACGTCCGGGATGCCCCGCAGCACCTCGGCCCAGTGGGCCGGGTGGGTGTTGCGTTGCTGGAGCGCGTAGTCGGCGTACTGCACCGGCCTGTTCGTCCACTGTGGACTCTCTCCGGCGAGTCGGGCGCGGTAGGCGGTGGACAGGTCGCGGGCCAGCGGGGACAGGGACCAGCCGTCGGCGGCGATGTGGTGCAGGACGAGCAGCAGCACGTGCTCTTGCGGCCCGGTGCGGCAGAGCAGCGCGCGCACGGGCAGTTCGGCGGTGAGGTCGAAGACGTGCCCGGCGGCCTCGGCGAGCCGGTCGGCCAGCGCCGACTCGGGCACCTCGAGCGAGTGCACGGGCAGCTCATCGGCCGAGCAGATCCGCTGGCCGGGTTCGCCGCCGCCCTCGACCACCTTGGTGCGCAGGCTCTCGTGCCGCTCGAGCACGTCGTGCAGTGCCGCCCGCAGGGAGTCCTCGTGCAGGTCACCGCGCAGCCGGGTGGCGAAGGCCATGTTGTACACGGAGTTGGGCCCGGCGAACTGGCTGAAGAACCACAGCCTGCGCTGGGCGGGGGACAGCGGGATGTGCGCGGGCCGGGCCCCGGGGGTGAACGCGGTGTCCGGCGCGGCGGGCTCCTCCGGCAGGCGGCGGGCCAGGTCGGCCACCACGGGGGCGTCGAAGAGGGTGCGGATGCCCAGCACCGCACCGGTCTCCGCGCGCACCCGGTTGATCAGCCGGGTGGCCAGCAGCGAGTGCCCGCCCAGGTCGAAGAAGCTGTCCTCCGCGCCGACCTCGGGCACGTCGAGCACTTCGGCGTACAGCGCGCACAGCAGCTTCTCCATCGGCGTGCGGGGCGGCCTGCTCACCGGCAACGTGGACTGCGGCCTGGGCAGGGCCCTGCGGTCGAGCTTGCCATTGACGGTCAACGGGATCGCCGGCACCGGCACCACGAACGCGGGCACCATGTACTCGGGCAGCACGCTCCGCGCGTGCTCGCGCAGTCCGGCCGCGTCCAGGTCGCCGGCCAGCACGGCGTAGCAGAGCAGCCGGTCCGCATCGGGCAGCACCACGGCCTGGACCACCGAGGGATGCCGTTCCAGGACGCGTTCGACCTCGCCGGGCTCGATGCGGTAGCCCCGGATCTTCACCTGCTGGTCGGCACGGCCCAGGTACACCAGGCCGCCGTCCGGGCGCCGCCGGGCGAGGTCCCCAGAGCGGTACATGCGGTCGCCGGGGGCACCGAACGGGTCGGGGACGAACCGGGCCGCGGTGAGCTCGGGCCGGTTCAGGTAGCCGCGCGTCACGCCGGGCCCGGCCACGTAGATCTCGCCCGGACAGCCGGGCGGCACCGGCCGCAGGGCGTGGTCGAGCAGGCGCAGCCGCAGGTCGGGCAGCGCGACCCCGATCACGCTGGCGGTCTCGTCCGGGTCATCGAGCTCGATGTAGCTGGAGTGCACCGTGGTCTCGGTGATCCCGTACATGTTGACCAGCTTCGGCCCGCCGGGCCGCCGCCAGGCGCGGATGCGGCTCAGCTCGAGTGCCTCCCCGGCGAAGACCACCACGCGCAGCGCCAGGTCGGCCGGGGGCAGCTGGTAGAAGGCCGACGGGGTCTGGCTCAGCACGGTCACGCGCTCCCGCGCCAGCAGGGCGACGAACTCCTGCGGTGACCGGGTGACGTGCTTGGGCACCACCACGAGCCGCCCGCCCTTGGCCAGCATGGTCCACAGCTCGAACACCGACACGTCGAAGGCGTAGGAGTGGAACAGCGTGTGCACGTCGCCGGGGCCGAACCCGAACCAGGGGTCGGTGGTGTCCAGCAGCCGCACGACGTTCTGGTGCGACACCACCACGCCCTTGGGCACACCGGTCGAGCCGGAGGTGTGGATGACGTAGGCGACGCCGTCCGGATCCGCGCGCGGCCCGAGGTCGTGCTCGGGGTGTTCCTCCGACGGGTCGACCTGGTCGAGCACCACCACCGGCTTCACCGCGGCGAGCACCTGCCGCAGGCGTTCCTCGGGCTGGTCGGGGTCCATGGGCACGTACCCCGCGCCGGACTTGAGCACCGCCAGCACCGCGACCACCAGGTCCAGCGAACGCGGCAGCACCAGGGCCACCAGGCGTTCCGGGCCCGCCCCCCGTGCCACGAGGTGGTGGGCCAGGCGGTTCGCGCGGGCGTTGAGCTCGCGGTAGGTCAGGTGCTCGCCCTCGAAGGTGACGGCCACGGCGTCCGGGCGGGCCTGCACCTGGGCCTCGAACAGCTCGGGCAGGGTGCACCGCCGCGCGGTCTCCGGGGTGGGGACCGGCTCGTGCTCGTCGGGCAGCAGCAGGTCGAGACCCCCCAGGGAGGCGTCCGGCCGGTCGGCGAACTGCGCGAGGATCGAGGCGAGCCGGGCGAGCAGCCGACGCGCGCCCTCGGCGTCGAGGACGTCGGCGCTGTGGTCCAGTCGCAGCCGCCCGTGCTCCCCGGGCATCACGACGAGTGTCAGCGGGTAGTGCGTGCCGTCCAGGCCCCGCGCGCTGCGCAGCACCAGCCCGGGCAGCGCCTGCTCTTCCAGGGGGTAGTTCTCGAACACCACCACCGTGTCGAACAGCTCCGTCTGCCCGGCCAGGGCCTGGAGTCGCGTCAGGTCCACATGCTGGTGGTCCAGCACGGCCAGCTGCTGTTCGCGCAGTGCGGCCAGTGCGTCCGCGACCGTGCGGGCCGGGGCCAGTCCGACCCGGACCGGGATGGTGTTGATCAGCAGGCCGACCATGCCCTCCGCGCCGGGCAGCTCCGGCGGCCTGCCGGACACCGTCGCGCCGAAGACGACGTCCTGCTTGCCGGTCAGCGCGCCCACCAGCACGGCCCAGGCCAGCTGCACCACGACGTTCGGGGTCACCCCATGCCGACGGGCGACCTCGGCGATCCCGGAGGGCAGGTCCGCCTCGCACCGCAGCCGGGCCGAGGCCGAACCCCGCCTGCCCGGCCCGCCGACCAGCGTCGGTCCGTCCACGGTGGACAGGATGTCGCGCCAGGCCGCCTCGGCGGCGTGCGGGTCGCGGGTGGCGAGCCAGTCCAGGAAGTCGCGGTAGGCGGGGGCCGGGGGCAGCGGCTGCCCGGCGTACAGGCCGAACAGCTCCTTCACCACGATCGGCATGGACCAGCCGTCCAGCAGGAGGTGGTGGGTGGTCAGCACGAACACGTGCCGGTCGGCGGCACGCCGTTGCAGGGCGGCGCGGAACAGCGGCGGGCGGGCCAGGTCGAAGCGCCTCTGCCGGTCCTGCGCCAGGAAGGCCTCCAGGTCCTCATGCGCGGGCAGGTCGTGCCAGGGCACGGTGAACTCCGGGTCGATCACCTGCACCGGCCTGCCCGCCGGGCTCTGCCGCACTCCAGCGGACAACTGCGGATGCCGCAGCAGCAGCCGGTGCAGGGCGGTGCGCAGCCCGGCCGCGTCCAGCGCGCCTTCCAGCTCGAAGACGAACTGCACCAGGTACGGGTCGGCGCCGTCGTGGTCGTAGAGGGAGTGGAACAGCAGCCCCTGGGCCAGCGGAGGCAACGGCAGCGCGCCGGTCGCCCGGGCACGGGCACGAGTGCCGAGCGCGGTCAGCACCTCGAACCAGCGTTCGGCCAGCGCGCTGATCTCCTCGCGGGGCAGCAACCTTCCCGGCCAGGACCAGTTCGCCACCAGCCGGGGACCGTCGGGGTGGTTGGCGAGCACCGCGTCCAGCTCCACCGCGTGGGCCAGCGCGAGCGGTCCGCCGGAGGTCGCACCAACCACGGTGTCCTCGGGCAGCACCGCCCAGTCCCCGTCTCCGTTGACGTCGAAGTGGCCCAGGTAGTTGAACGCGTACCGGGGGGCCGGGACCGCGGCCAGGAGCGGCGCGGTCTGCGCGTTGAGGTGGCGCAGCAGGCCGTGGCCGAACCCGGTGCGCGCCAGGCCGTTCAGGGTCTCGCGCACCCGGGCGACCGCGCCGTCCAGGTCGACAGGGTCGGTGGGCCAGGGACAGCCCGCGGCGAGCTGGACGGGGTAGAGCGTGGTGAACCAGCCGACCGTACGGGAGAGGTCGAGGCCATCGGCGAACTCCTCGCGCCCGTGGCCCTCCAGCTCCACCCGCACCGGGCCGGTGGCCAGCGCGAACGCGGTCAGCAACAGCTCGTACACCGAGCAGTCGAAGGCGTCCGCGGCCTTGGCGAGGAAGTCCGCGGGCAGGCTGATCGAGTGCCACTGCCGGGTGTCCTCGGTGTCCAGCGAGGGGTCCAGCGCGCGGTCGCCGACCTGCGGGTCCGCGACCGGGGCGAGCCAACGGGGCAGGTCCGCCAGCAGGTCGGGGTGGTGGGCGTGCTGGAGCAGGGCCCGCGCCCACTGCGGGAACGGCGTGCCGGTGGCGGGCAGCTTCGGGGCGCGGCCGTCGCGGACCGCGGCCCAGGCCGTGTGCAGGTCGTCGAGCAGGATGCGCCAGGACACGCCGTCCACGCACAGGTGGTGCGCGGTCAGCTTGAGCCGATCCTCGCGCCAGGTGACGTGCAGGACGTGGCCGAGGGCCAGGTCGATGGGCCGGTCCAGCTTGACGGTGACGTGCTCCAGCACCCGCAGCGCCCACACCCCCTGCACTTCGGACAGCGCGAGGCGCAGCATGCCGTGGTGGTCGACCAGCGCCTGGACCACGGCGCGCACCTGCTCGGCCGTGCACCCGGCCGGGGTGCGCACGGTCATCGACTGGACGAACCGGTTGTCCGGCGCGCCCCGGCCGCGCAGCCAGTGCATGACCGGTGTGAGCGGCACGATCGGGTCGTCGGGATCTCCGAGTGCCAGGCTACGGCCGCGCGCGGCGGGCAGCGCGAGGCCCTGGGCCAGTGCGGTGACGGTCGGGGCGCGGAAGACGTCGGAGGTGCTGATGGCCAGCCCGGCGCGCTGTGCGGCGGCGGCGAGCTGAATGGCCCGGATGCTGTCGCCACCGAGCTTGAAGAAGTCCCCGTCCACGGGCACCTCGGCCCGGCCGAGCACCTGCGCGAACAGCTTCGCGAGGGTCCGCTCGACGGTCGAGCCGGTGGCGCGCACCGGCTCGGGGGCGGGGGCAGAGGGGTCCGGCAGGGCGGCGCGGTCGAGCTTCCCGTTGCGGGTCAACGGCAGCGCGGCCAGCCCGACCACGGCCGAGGGCACCAGGAACGGCGGCAGCCGCTCACCGAGCCGCTCCAGCAGCCCGTCCGGGACCTCGCCGACGACGTAGGAGACCAGGCGGCCCTCGCGCATCACGGTCGCGGCCTGCCGCACCCCCGGCTGGGCCAGCAGCGCGGCGTCCACCTCACCCAGCTCGACCCGGAAGCCGCGCAGCTTGACCTGGCCGTCGGCGCGCCCGGCGAACTCCAACTGCCCATCGGCGTTCCAGCGGGCCAGGTCGCCGGTGCGGTAGACGCGGGCACCGGGCGGACCGGACGGGTCGGGCAGGAAGCGCTCGGCGGTGGCACCCGGCCGGTTCAGGTAGCCCAGCGCCACGCCCGCGCCACCCAGGTAGACCTCGCCGGTGGTGCCGAGCGGGACGGGGCGCATGGCCCCGTCGAGGAGGAGCACCCGCATGCCGTCGAGGGGACGGCCGATGGGGACCACGTCGGAGATCGGGCCCGCGGGGTAGCGGGTGGCGAAGACGGTGGTCTCGGTCGGGCCGTAGCCGTTGACGACGGTGAGATTGGGCAGCGCCTCCCGCACGGCGCGCACGGCGGCGGGGGAGACCACGTCACCGCCGGTCCACACCTGGCGCAGCCCGGTGAGGCAGCGCGGGTCCTGGGTGGCGATCGCGTTGAACAGCCCGGCGGTGAGCCACATCCCGGTGACCCCGGCGGTCGTAATGGTGCGGGCCAGCTCGCCGGGGTCGAGCCTGCCGGGCGGGGCGAGCACGATCTCGCCGCCGGTGAGCAGTGGTATCCACAGCTCCAGGTTGATCGCGTCGAAGGCCTGCGAGGAGTGCAGCAGCACCCGCTCGGCCCCGCCCTCGGTCCACCAGCGGTCGGCGGCGAGGTCGACCAGGTTGGCGTGGGTGACGGCGACGCCCTTGGGCGTGCCGGTGGAACCCGAGGTGAACATGACGCAGGCCAGGTCGTCCCCGCCGACCTCCGGGCACGCGGCGCCCGGGCCGGTGCCGTTGACGGTCAGCACGCGCAGACCGGGGCCCGTCGCGTCCGCCTGGTCGGTGAGCAGCAGCCGGGCCCCGGAGTCGGCGAGCACGACCGCGCGCCTGGGCGGCGGGTCCTCGGCGAGCAGGGGCACGTAGGCCGCGCCGGACTTGAGCACGGCGAGCACGGCGACCACCAGGTCCACCGAGCGCGGCAGCAGCAGCGCGACGTTGCGGCCGGGCCCGGCCCCCGCCCCGGCGAGCCGGGCGGCCAGGGCGGTGGCCCGCTCGTCCAACTCGCGGTAGGTCAGCCGCCGCCCGGTCTTCGGGCAGTGCACCGCGGCGGCCTCCGGCTGTTGGCGGACCCGCGCGGCGAAGGCAGAGGTCACCGCGCTGGCTCGCTCCGCCTGTGCGGCCCCGGTGCCCAGGTCTATCAGGTGCGCGCGCTCGGCGGCCGTGGTGGGCTGGATGTCGACGAGGGGCGTGTCCGGGGTGGCCTCGACCAGCTGCCACAGCACGTGCTCGAACCGCTCGCCCAGCTCCCGCAGCCGCTTGGGGGAGCACGTGGTGGGGTTGGCGTCGAAGTCCAGGCGCAACCTGCCGTCAGCCCGGTCGTAGGCCACCACGGACAGGTCCTCCGACGGCGGGGCCTGGAGGTTGTGCACGGTCACCGTCGCCGAGCCGAAGCGCAGCACGTGGTCGAACCGCTGGATGTTGAGCACCGGTCCGAAGAACTTCCGCCCGTCCTCCGGCAGCCCCAGCTCGCGCCGCAGGCGTTCGCCCCGGTAGCGCTGCCGCGACCGGATGGCGTGCAGCTGCGCCGACACCTCCTGGAGCAGCCCGCCCACGGTGCCCGCCAGGTTGACGCGCACGCGCAGGGGCACCACGTTGGCCGTCATGGCGGGCACGGCCACCTCCGCCGCGCGGCCGGAGACGGGCAGGCTGAGCAGCAGGTCCGACTGCCCGGTGACGGCATGCACGTGCACGGCGGTGGCCGCGGCGAGCACGCGGGACCACCGCGTCCCCAACCGCTCGGCGCCCTGCCGCAGCCGGGCGAACTCCGCGTCCGCCAGCACTCGGGTCCACCGCACCGAGGTCTCGGCGGCGGGCGCGGCGCGCGACCCGACCACCACCGGCTCCGGCCGGTCGGCCAGCCGTGCGAGCCACCACTCGCGGTCCTCGGCCAGTGCGGCCGAGCCGCGGTACGCCCGCTCGGCCGAGGGCACCTCGGCCAGGGCGGCCCACCCGGGTCCGGGGACGGCGAGCCCCTCCCGGAGGCACTCGTAGATCTCGGCCACGCGCCGCACGAGCAGCGCCATGCCCGCGCCGTCGAGGGCGATGTGGTGCACCCGCAGGAACACCCACTGCCGCTCCTCGGCCAGCCGCAGCACGGCCCCCAGGAACAGCTCCTCGCCCGCCGCCGCGAGGCGCTCCGCCATCCACGCCCGCGCCGAGGCGACGGGATCGGGGGCCTCCCGGAAGTCCACGGTGGTCACCCGGGGTTCGGCGGAGTCCAGGACCCGTTGCCGGGGAAGGGAATCGGCCGTCTCCTCGAAGACCACCCGGACCGCCTCGCACTCCGCGGCGGCCCGCGTGAGAGCGGCGGTCAGCAGGTCGGTCCGGACGGTCCCGCACAGGTCCAGGTACTCGGCCCACTGGTAGGAGCCGGGACGGCTGTGCCCGGAGCGCTCGGCGAGCCACACACCGGTCTGGGCATCGGACAGTTCGAGTTCAGCGCTCTGGTCGACCACGTGGGAGGTGTCCTCACCAGCTTGTGTGGGTCAGCGGGTCGCGCTTCTAGCACGGAATGTTTTGGAACAAAGGAAATTCCGTTTTTACCCGTTCCAGCGCACCATTGAAGGAGAAGTAGGGCGTCGGGCCAGCCAGCTGGACAAACGGGGTCTCCGTGAGAAGTAGAGCAAGCCACTGGATGGGGCCGCCTGCCTTGGGGACCCTGCCCACGAAGCCGTCGTCGTCATACGGGACATCGCCCCCAGATCGACGCCGGCTGAGAGCGATTTTGGAGCACCTGGAACGGCCCACGGCAGGTGCGAGCCTGACCCCGGCGCGAGCGCCACCCCCAGGGCGCCTGGTGTTGAGGCTTACGCCGCCACAGCCAAGAGACCTGGTGCCCCTGCCGCGCCCCTCATGGGAGGCAGGCCTGGACAGGCATGCCCAAGGAGGCTGCCTGGCCTCTGCATCCGCCCGGCGCACAGCTCGGCCGGCACCCGTCCGCGGCTCTCCTCGGCCCCTCTGCACCAGCCCTCCCCCTCCACATGGCCTCTCTCCTGCTTATACGCCAACGGATTTGGTCCAAATTTGGTCCGACAAGAACCGATTTGGTCCCCAAGGCGATCCGCGCCTCCTCTTTAAGAGCGGGTTCGACTCAAGGCGGCGGCAACCTCTATTGGAGGCGGTGGGAATCGAACCCGTGAACAAGGCGATGGAAAACCCTAGGCAGGACGCGTTGTTACCCGCTATCGCCTTGATTCTCCTCGGGTTCGTCATCCTGTCCCGTCCCACCCTGTGCCCTTGTGTTCCGCCCCTTTCCCCGCTGGAGGGGGACACTGGTGGCACATGCGGCCCAACCAAATCAAGCCGCTCACTGACAAGAACGGCCAGAACTTCCCAGTCTTTCTCAATTCACCAGAAGCCCGTAAGGTCAAGCTGGCCAAGAACGTATTTTATTTGAACCACCAGAAACGTCCCGGTCCGAAGATCGTCCTGTCATAGATAGACAGAGCCCGCCGAGATATGTCCAACACGAACGTGAACTCTGGTCAAGCGTGGCAAAACGAGCGTATGTAAAGACGGCATGGGTAGCTCAGCGAAGCTTGGTAGGGCGCCGGATTCACCAAGTAGATTCGATAAACCGTATCTCTCAAATCCAAGCCAGCGGGTCCGAGCATGGGCACTACATGCGAAACAAAGTACTTCTGAAAGTTTCTTCCTGTCGCGCCTCTCGTCGGTCCGAGCGGGCGCAGTTCATTGTCATGCTCATCTTTATGAGGTGACTCAAGCAGGATCGCGATTTCATCTCCGGAGTAGAAATGTCAATGTCTGTATCCAGTCTGTCAAAAAGCTGTGCCATGTTCCGCTGTTGGTCTTGAAAAGAACGC contains:
- a CDS encoding non-ribosomal peptide synthetase, translated to MVDQSAELELSDAQTGVWLAERSGHSRPGSYQWAEYLDLCGTVRTDLLTAALTRAAAECEAVRVVFEETADSLPRQRVLDSAEPRVTTVDFREAPDPVASARAWMAERLAAAGEELFLGAVLRLAEERQWVFLRVHHIALDGAGMALLVRRVAEIYECLREGLAVPGPGWAALAEVPSAERAYRGSAALAEDREWWLARLADRPEPVVVGSRAAPAAETSVRWTRVLADAEFARLRQGAERLGTRWSRVLAAATAVHVHAVTGQSDLLLSLPVSGRAAEVAVPAMTANVVPLRVRVNLAGTVGGLLQEVSAQLHAIRSRQRYRGERLRRELGLPEDGRKFFGPVLNIQRFDHVLRFGSATVTVHNLQAPPSEDLSVVAYDRADGRLRLDFDANPTTCSPKRLRELGERFEHVLWQLVEATPDTPLVDIQPTTAAERAHLIDLGTGAAQAERASAVTSAFAARVRQQPEAAAVHCPKTGRRLTYRELDERATALAARLAGAGAGPGRNVALLLPRSVDLVVAVLAVLKSGAAYVPLLAEDPPPRRAVVLADSGARLLLTDQADATGPGLRVLTVNGTGPGAACPEVGGDDLACVMFTSGSTGTPKGVAVTHANLVDLAADRWWTEGGAERVLLHSSQAFDAINLELWIPLLTGGEIVLAPPGRLDPGELARTITTAGVTGMWLTAGLFNAIATQDPRCLTGLRQVWTGGDVVSPAAVRAVREALPNLTVVNGYGPTETTVFATRYPAGPISDVVPIGRPLDGMRVLLLDGAMRPVPLGTTGEVYLGGAGVALGYLNRPGATAERFLPDPSGPPGARVYRTGDLARWNADGQLEFAGRADGQVKLRGFRVELGEVDAALLAQPGVRQAATVMREGRLVSYVVGEVPDGLLERLGERLPPFLVPSAVVGLAALPLTRNGKLDRAALPDPSAPAPEPVRATGSTVERTLAKLFAQVLGRAEVPVDGDFFKLGGDSIRAIQLAAAAQRAGLAISTSDVFRAPTVTALAQGLALPAARGRSLALGDPDDPIVPLTPVMHWLRGRGAPDNRFVQSMTVRTPAGCTAEQVRAVVQALVDHHGMLRLALSEVQGVWALRVLEHVTVKLDRPIDLALGHVLHVTWREDRLKLTAHHLCVDGVSWRILLDDLHTAWAAVRDGRAPKLPATGTPFPQWARALLQHAHHPDLLADLPRWLAPVADPQVGDRALDPSLDTEDTRQWHSISLPADFLAKAADAFDCSVYELLLTAFALATGPVRVELEGHGREEFADGLDLSRTVGWFTTLYPVQLAAGCPWPTDPVDLDGAVARVRETLNGLARTGFGHGLLRHLNAQTAPLLAAVPAPRYAFNYLGHFDVNGDGDWAVLPEDTVVGATSGGPLALAHAVELDAVLANHPDGPRLVANWSWPGRLLPREEISALAERWFEVLTALGTRARARATGALPLPPLAQGLLFHSLYDHDGADPYLVQFVFELEGALDAAGLRTALHRLLLRHPQLSAGVRQSPAGRPVQVIDPEFTVPWHDLPAHEDLEAFLAQDRQRRFDLARPPLFRAALQRRAADRHVFVLTTHHLLLDGWSMPIVVKELFGLYAGQPLPPAPAYRDFLDWLATRDPHAAEAAWRDILSTVDGPTLVGGPGRRGSASARLRCEADLPSGIAEVARRHGVTPNVVVQLAWAVLVGALTGKQDVVFGATVSGRPPELPGAEGMVGLLINTIPVRVGLAPARTVADALAALREQQLAVLDHQHVDLTRLQALAGQTELFDTVVVFENYPLEEQALPGLVLRSARGLDGTHYPLTLVVMPGEHGRLRLDHSADVLDAEGARRLLARLASILAQFADRPDASLGGLDLLLPDEHEPVPTPETARRCTLPELFEAQVQARPDAVAVTFEGEHLTYRELNARANRLAHHLVARGAGPERLVALVLPRSLDLVVAVLAVLKSGAGYVPMDPDQPEERLRQVLAAVKPVVVLDQVDPSEEHPEHDLGPRADPDGVAYVIHTSGSTGVPKGVVVSHQNVVRLLDTTDPWFGFGPGDVHTLFHSYAFDVSVFELWTMLAKGGRLVVVPKHVTRSPQEFVALLARERVTVLSQTPSAFYQLPPADLALRVVVFAGEALELSRIRAWRRPGGPKLVNMYGITETTVHSSYIELDDPDETASVIGVALPDLRLRLLDHALRPVPPGCPGEIYVAGPGVTRGYLNRPELTAARFVPDPFGAPGDRMYRSGDLARRRPDGGLVYLGRADQQVKIRGYRIEPGEVERVLERHPSVVQAVVLPDADRLLCYAVLAGDLDAAGLREHARSVLPEYMVPAFVVPVPAIPLTVNGKLDRRALPRPQSTLPVSRPPRTPMEKLLCALYAEVLDVPEVGAEDSFFDLGGHSLLATRLINRVRAETGAVLGIRTLFDAPVVADLARRLPEEPAAPDTAFTPGARPAHIPLSPAQRRLWFFSQFAGPNSVYNMAFATRLRGDLHEDSLRAALHDVLERHESLRTKVVEGGGEPGQRICSADELPVHSLEVPESALADRLAEAAGHVFDLTAELPVRALLCRTGPQEHVLLLVLHHIAADGWSLSPLARDLSTAYRARLAGESPQWTNRPVQYADYALQQRNTHPAHWAEVLRGIPDVLPLPTDHPRPAVSAHRGETVGFRLDAALHGRITELARAHRASVFMVLHAAIASLLHRLGAGVDIPIGTPVAGRHDAALHDTVGCFINTVVLRTDLSGAPTFAELLARVRAVDLDAFAHQDVPFEQVVEALNPPRSLSRHPLFQVMLAIQDTPAAEFSLPGVRAEPVAVHGGASRLDLLWSLRQEADGIDGLLEYNTELFTPATARLLLARLELLLRAAVADPDRPVTDLPVLVPGERERLLTRWNDTARTVPDTSVHSLFAERARAHPNALAVDDLTYGQLAERVEQLAKQFRALGAGPGSLIALVLHRTADLPAAMLAADLVGAAHLPLEPGLPPERLTALLADARPALVVDNENGLRVTAHPGTPVPEDTAYVRYTSGSTGRPKGVVVPRSARLNLLHAMRERLGLTPADRVLASAPVGFDISELELLAPLMTGAAQVLADRDTVREPDELLALVERRQVTVVQATPSLWHALAARRPECLRRVRALIGGEAVPGGLAEELRGLVSSLLACYGPTETTVWSTLHPVTGASGATVPIGRPLWNTRCHVLDERLNLVPPGVLGELYLAGDGVATGYLRQPGLTASRFLPDPYGPPGSRMYRTGDLASRGADGVLRFHGRTDTQVKVRGHRVELGEVEAVLAQHADVHAAAVTVHRKGVLIGYLVPAVAEPDLPAISAHLARHLPDHMVPARLVAVPEFPLSANGKVRRDLLPEPDWSVAAEVTATPEEQLLCGLFADVLDLPSVRPGDNFFELGGHSLVAARLSARVRAVFGVALGVRDVFTAPTPAALAARLAGAAETGPLVPLRTGGSAAPLCCVPALSGLSGVYAGLLPHLDGEHPVYGLHTDNLPDSIEELAEHHVTALRAAHPEGPYHLLGWSFGGLVAHAMAVRLRELGAPVGLLVVVDSVAGAVAEAGPVEERINRLLGRDSAALAAVARNNERLLRAYRPPVYPGDVVYFNAAGGSNHERWRPHVGGRLTVHQLAAAHHEVFQPEHVAEAGALLRNELKRTR